One window from the genome of Planctomycetota bacterium encodes:
- the melA gene encoding alpha-galactosidase, whose translation MAKISFIGAGSIVFAKTIMMDIMATPELVDSEICLMNRGKPKLDRIQAFADRVVKDNHLPTKITATLDVREALDGADYVVNMFDTGGAVAYEHDYLIPLKYGVDQCIGDTLGPGGVFRALRTIPVVVRYAKMMESLCPHALLLNYVNPMAAVCYALGQEAKVPFVGLCHGVQTTIDLIAHILGERKESLSYFAAGINHMAWFLRLEKDGVDLYPKFRALCERPEVYKIEKVRIETMRHFGYFMTESTGHLSEYLPYFRKNQKALDTYCDEPAFGGESGAYYKFGKILAKKFAKVDPLEFESTQLAPPSAEYCTHILKAHTTGEPFRLNGNVRNDGLIANLTQGCCVEVPCFVDKMGIYPTRVGALPPQCAALNQTNVTVQGLACQAALTGDPELAFAAVALDPLASAVCTLYEIREMVREMLAKEAAWLPQFQGRTLAARKPVKVTPKTKGIEAPLDPALAIGNRFGQLATMKVKKARK comes from the coding sequence ATGGCCAAGATCTCGTTCATCGGCGCCGGCAGCATCGTGTTCGCCAAGACGATCATGATGGACATCATGGCGACGCCCGAGTTGGTGGACTCGGAGATCTGCCTGATGAACCGCGGCAAGCCGAAGCTCGACCGCATCCAGGCGTTCGCCGACCGCGTGGTGAAGGACAACCACCTGCCCACCAAGATCACCGCCACGCTCGACGTCCGCGAGGCGCTGGACGGCGCGGACTACGTGGTGAACATGTTCGACACCGGCGGCGCCGTGGCCTACGAGCACGATTACCTCATCCCGCTCAAGTACGGCGTGGACCAGTGCATCGGCGACACGCTGGGCCCGGGCGGCGTCTTCCGCGCGCTCCGCACCATCCCCGTCGTCGTCCGCTATGCGAAGATGATGGAGAGCCTCTGCCCCCACGCGCTGCTCCTCAACTACGTGAACCCCATGGCCGCCGTGTGCTACGCCCTGGGCCAGGAGGCCAAGGTGCCGTTCGTCGGCCTCTGCCACGGCGTGCAGACCACCATTGACCTCATCGCCCACATCCTCGGCGAGAGAAAGGAGTCCCTCTCCTACTTCGCCGCCGGCATCAACCACATGGCCTGGTTCCTGCGGCTCGAGAAGGACGGCGTGGACCTCTACCCCAAGTTCCGCGCCCTGTGCGAGCGCCCCGAGGTCTACAAGATCGAGAAGGTGCGCATCGAGACCATGCGCCACTTCGGCTACTTCATGACCGAGAGCACCGGCCACCTGAGCGAATACCTCCCCTACTTCCGCAAGAACCAGAAGGCCCTCGACACCTACTGCGACGAGCCGGCCTTCGGCGGCGAGAGCGGCGCCTACTACAAGTTCGGCAAGATCCTCGCCAAGAAGTTCGCCAAGGTGGACCCCCTCGAGTTCGAGTCCACCCAGCTCGCCCCGCCCAGCGCCGAGTACTGCACCCACATCCTCAAGGCCCACACCACGGGCGAGCCGTTCCGCCTCAACGGCAACGTGCGCAACGACGGCCTCATCGCCAACCTCACCCAGGGCTGCTGCGTGGAGGTGCCCTGCTTCGTGGACAAGATGGGCATCTACCCCACCCGCGTGGGCGCGCTCCCGCCCCAGTGCGCGGCCCTCAACCAGACCAACGTCACCGTCCAGGGCCTCGCCTGCCAGGCCGCGCTCACGGGCGACCCCGAGCTGGCCTTCGCCGCGGTCGCCCTCGACCCGCTCGCCTCGGCGGTCTGCACGCTCTACGAGATTCGCGAGATGGTGCGCGAGATGCTCGCCAAGGAGGCCGCGTGGCTGCCGCAGTTCCAGGGCCGCACCCTGGCCGCGCGCAAGCCCGTCAAGGTCACGCCCAAGACCAAGGGCATCGAGGCCCCCCTCGACCCCGCCCTGGCCATCGGCAACCGCTTCGGCCAACTCGCCACCATGAAGGTGAAAAAGGCCAGGAAGTAA
- a CDS encoding SGNH/GDSL hydrolase family protein, with the protein MSGFSVQSGETFVLIGDSITDCGRRDPAVGPLGNGYVAYFTDLVTARHPERRIRFVNRGISGDTVLDLEARWEADVLAERPDWLSVMIGINDLHRTLDGVRYVPPEVYRESYTRILTRVASRLAPRLVLLEPFYMILERDADDYQRRVLALLPGYLAVVRDLATAFDARLVRLQDMFVRQLQHRPFTAFCGEPVHPNRTGHLLIAHELLEALSA; encoded by the coding sequence ATGAGCGGTTTCAGCGTCCAGAGCGGCGAGACGTTCGTCCTCATCGGCGACAGCATCACCGACTGCGGCCGGCGCGACCCGGCCGTCGGCCCCCTGGGCAACGGCTACGTGGCCTACTTCACCGACCTGGTGACGGCGCGGCACCCCGAGCGCAGGATTCGCTTCGTCAACCGCGGCATCAGCGGCGACACGGTGTTGGACCTCGAGGCCCGCTGGGAGGCCGACGTGTTGGCCGAGCGCCCCGACTGGCTCTCGGTGATGATCGGCATCAACGACCTGCACCGCACCCTCGACGGCGTGCGCTACGTCCCGCCCGAGGTCTACCGCGAGAGCTACACGCGCATCCTCACCCGCGTCGCCAGCCGGCTCGCCCCGCGGCTCGTGCTGCTCGAGCCCTTCTACATGATCCTGGAGCGCGACGCGGACGACTACCAGCGCCGCGTGCTGGCCCTGTTGCCCGGCTACCTGGCGGTCGTGCGCGACCTGGCCACGGCCTTCGATGCCCGGCTCGTGCGGCTCCAGGACATGTTCGTCCGTCAGCTCCAGCACCGCCCGTTCACGGCCTTCTGCGGCGAGCCCGTTCACCCCAACCGCACGGGGCACCTCCTCATCGCCCACGAACTGCTCGAGGCCCTCTCCGCCTGA
- the thrC gene encoding threonine synthase — MIRLRSLADARPPCPEAVAHQQCIRPACGATYDLKSVHQRCARCGALLDVAYDWERLPVPERLALFDERRTSSRNPLDSSGVWRFRELIPFAEPDKVLTIGEGQTQLRRTDGVAAYVGLEPGRLFLQYEGLNPSGSFKDNGMTGAFTHANMMGAKYAACASTGNTSASLALFAGVSGLLKAVVFVGSGKIAYGKLSQALDYGATTLQIAGDFDDAMRQVQEVCLQTGLYLMNSLNPFRLEGQKAIMYRVLEGLGWEPPDWIVVPGGNLGNSSSFGKAFAELHALGLLPRIPRVAIINSAGADTLDRLVNRAGLRWNGGNVDDAAIAAFYAQMDTEQRRARTLASAIEINRPVNLDKALRTLEATNGVVRAVPDEAILDAKALVGAHGFGCEPASAASVAGARRLREQGVIGRGERVVCILTGHLLKDPHATVGYHSYDEARLREEFGQFGVAQARHANKPIPVANDIEEILRIIRRL; from the coding sequence CAGTGCATCCGCCCCGCATGCGGGGCCACGTATGACCTGAAGTCGGTGCATCAACGCTGCGCGCGGTGCGGGGCGCTGCTCGACGTGGCCTACGACTGGGAACGCCTGCCCGTGCCCGAGCGCCTCGCGCTCTTCGACGAGCGGCGGACCTCCTCGCGCAACCCGCTCGACTCCAGCGGCGTGTGGCGCTTCCGCGAACTGATCCCCTTCGCCGAGCCCGACAAGGTGCTCACCATCGGCGAGGGGCAGACGCAGCTCCGGCGCACCGACGGGGTGGCCGCCTACGTCGGCCTCGAGCCGGGCCGCCTCTTCCTCCAGTACGAGGGCCTCAACCCGTCGGGCTCGTTCAAGGACAACGGGATGACCGGCGCCTTCACCCACGCGAACATGATGGGTGCGAAGTACGCGGCCTGCGCCTCGACGGGCAACACCTCGGCCTCGCTCGCCCTGTTCGCCGGCGTGTCGGGCCTGCTCAAGGCCGTGGTGTTCGTGGGCTCGGGCAAGATCGCCTACGGCAAGCTCTCGCAGGCGCTCGACTACGGCGCGACGACGCTCCAGATCGCCGGCGACTTCGACGACGCGATGCGCCAGGTGCAGGAGGTGTGCCTCCAGACCGGCCTCTACCTGATGAACTCGCTCAACCCCTTCCGCCTCGAGGGGCAGAAGGCCATCATGTACCGCGTGCTCGAGGGCCTCGGCTGGGAGCCGCCCGATTGGATCGTGGTGCCCGGCGGCAATCTCGGCAATTCGTCGTCGTTCGGCAAGGCCTTCGCCGAGCTGCACGCTCTGGGCCTCCTCCCCCGCATCCCGCGCGTGGCCATCATCAACTCGGCGGGCGCCGACACCCTCGACCGCCTGGTGAACCGCGCCGGCCTGCGCTGGAACGGCGGGAACGTGGACGATGCGGCGATCGCCGCCTTCTACGCCCAGATGGACACCGAGCAGCGCCGCGCCCGCACCCTCGCCTCGGCCATCGAAATCAACCGCCCCGTGAACCTCGACAAGGCGCTCCGCACGCTGGAGGCGACGAACGGCGTGGTGCGTGCGGTGCCCGACGAGGCGATCCTCGACGCGAAGGCCCTGGTGGGCGCGCACGGCTTCGGCTGCGAGCCGGCCTCGGCCGCCTCGGTCGCCGGCGCCAGGCGGCTGCGCGAGCAAGGCGTCATCGGCCGCGGCGAGCGCGTCGTGTGCATCCTCACCGGCCACCTGCTCAAAGACCCCCACGCCACCGTGGGCTATCACTCGTACGACGAGGCGCGCCTGCGCGAAGAGTTCGGCCAGTTCGGCGTCGCCCAGGCCCGCCACGCCAACAAGCCGATCCCCGTGGCCAACGACATCGAGGAAATCCTGCGGATCATTCGCCGGCTGTGA